DNA from Aggregatimonas sangjinii:
GCTCGGTAGATTCCAGTTTTAAAAATCCTTCGTATAGTCTGGCTTGTTCGGGTTTTATCAACCAACGCACCCAGCGCACATCGTCATGTGGACTGACCTCTCGTAACCATTTCTGTTGAATTTGGGTTACCAATTGGGCTACTGGATTGTGTTCGTTGCTCATAGGTGTTAGCCGCAGTTAAGATTCAAGAGTCCACCTTTTACATTGGTCATGGTCGTGCCATCCGCATCGAGAATACCGTCGCTCTTCAGTTTTAATTCGGCCGTGCCTTCTACCTGGGTGCTCGGTGCTGTCATCTCTACTTTTGCGGCACTGGTCACCGTAACCTTTGCGCTGCCGTCGTTCAAAATTTCCTTAGAGGTAACGTTTACATTGTTCGTGCCATCGATATTTACCGCTTCGGAGGCTAGGATGTTGATTTCCTTGGAGTTCAAGGTCATCACGTTGGGAGCGGTAATCGTTATTTCGCCATCGCCGTTCATAAGAACGGTATTGCCGCTGGGGTCTTGAATCGTTACACTACCATCTTTATCGTTCATGATTACCTCGTTCCCGCTGCGCGTCTTTATCGCTTTGATGTTGTTATCGGGATCAGCATAATCACTTTTGGCGTTCGTATTGAAGCCGGCGCTTAGCACAAAGGGCTTTTCGGGATTGTCGCCCTCGAAACCGACCAAGACCTCCTCGTCCTTTTCGGGGATGAAATAGAAGCCCTTCCCGCCACCGGAATAAGGTGTCACCATCTTGATCCACGGCGTCGAGGTGCCCATGGCCTGCTGCCAGGGGAACTGTACTTTTATACGTCCGAGCCCATCGGGATCGGCGTTGTCGAATACCCGACCGCGCTGCGCGCCCGAACGGGGCGTGGCGAAACCATTGGAATAGGGCAGGTGTTCGGTGCCCTGTGGCACGCCCTCGAACTCGTTGCGGTACTGCCCGCTATGGTCGAAGCGGTGTACGATCTTTACGATATCGTAGGAACCGTAAGGGTCTTTGTTCGTCGGTTTGGAGAAGTTGAGGCCCTTGAGCTCCAAGGTATCGCCTATGCGCAGGGCGGAGAGTTCGGAAGAGCCCGAGACGGTCACCATACCCGCGGCCCTTCCCAAAGTGTTTACCTTGGTAGCGGTGTCGAGTCCGCCCTGGGCACTGTACTCATGCTGACCGACATTGTAATCATAGTTTCCCTTTTTGGCGAAGACCGTATCCGATTCCCCTTTCAGCTGACTGAGGTAAGGGTGGGAGGAGCTAGGGGAATGCGAGGCGGATTCGGCCTCCAAC
Protein-coding regions in this window:
- a CDS encoding type VI secretion system Vgr family protein, with product MPKIVNIQLIVGGEEFLPKSGYTVSIEQSVGGHSAFRIAFPANATEGYEGVMMNNALKFVGKKASIGVDDNKMEFSGVVTGVDFQKGVGAAGTVVLSGHGPSVLLANSVQCFSYEEGTTLSQVASDTTNGHSGEFLKSVLGDGTDIALPYTVQYNESDLSFLQRLCSRYGVWLYHNGTDFCIGRKGNEQVEGTVGVDVLTFNVSTSLREQVFGIKGHDWTNDTLLEAESASHSPSSSHPYLSQLKGESDTVFAKKGNYDYNVGQHEYSAQGGLDTATKVNTLGRAAGMVTVSGSSELSALRIGDTLELKGLNFSKPTNKDPYGSYDIVKIVHRFDHSGQYRNEFEGVPQGTEHLPYSNGFATPRSGAQRGRVFDNADPDGLGRIKVQFPWQQAMGTSTPWIKMVTPYSGGGKGFYFIPEKDEEVLVGFEGDNPEKPFVLSAGFNTNAKSDYADPDNNIKAIKTRSGNEVIMNDKDGSVTIQDPSGNTVLMNGDGEITITAPNVMTLNSKEINILASEAVNIDGTNNVNVTSKEILNDGSAKVTVTSAAKVEMTAPSTQVEGTAELKLKSDGILDADGTTMTNVKGGLLNLNCG